The following proteins are encoded in a genomic region of Brachypodium distachyon strain Bd21 chromosome 1, Brachypodium_distachyon_v3.0, whole genome shotgun sequence:
- the LOC100826395 gene encoding ACT domain-containing protein ACR3: protein MKYVSGPYFEPDFDPVLDRFGTPGVVVDNETREDCTLVKVDSVNRDGVLLEMVQLLTDLDLVISKSYISSDGGWLMDVFHVTDQIGRKLTDPSLPGFIQQALVPFQRRPGHGPSPKFTTCLGNVVGPGGPDVSDCASLEFTVPDRPGLLSSITQVLVDQGCHVASGQSWTHSGRAAGVLYVTMTAAAEAQPPHQSRWAHIERLVSAVVDARESVSGARRWVCMSAPAPGRVHTERRLHQLMHDDRDYESGPAPTPVDEEHFSMGDVRAATMMLMAARRSGARRGAADTRVTIDNWEERGYAVVKMTSRDRPKLLFDTVCGLTDMQYVVFHATVGSQGPLAIQEYYIRHKDGRTVDSNAERQKVSRCLVAAVERRASHGVRVEVRAADRSGLLSDFTRILREHGLSLLRVELKRQKDEAVGTFYLVTDSGGEVRPEVVRAVRARVGEMGISLEVAKEAPGWPPVRKTSVPVQPAAAGQGQEGSGSSLGSLLWSHLGKLSNNFGYIRS, encoded by the exons ATGAAGTACGTCTCCGGGCCCTACTTCGAGCCGGACTTCGATCCGGTCCTTGACCGCTTCGGCACCCCAGG GGTTGTCGTCGACAATGAGACGCGTGAGGACTGTACGCTCGTTAAG GTTGATAGCGTGAACAGGGATGGCGTGCTGCTGGAGATGGTGCAGCTGCTCACCGATCTCGACCTCGTCATCTCCAAGTCCTACATCTCCTCCGACGGTGGCTGGCTCATGGACG TGTTCCACGTGACTGACCAGATCGGGCGCAAGCTGACGGACCCGTCGCTCCCGGGGTTCATCCAGCAGGCGCTGGTGCCGTTCCAGCGGCGGCCGGGCCACGGCCCGTCGCCCAAGTTCACCACGTGCCTGGGCAACGTGGTCGGGCCTGGCGGGCCCGACGTGTCGGACTGCGCCTCCCTCGAGTTCACGGTCCCCGACCGCCCGGGCCTCCTGTCGTCCATCACCCAGGTGCTCGTCGACCAGGGCTGCCACGTCGCCTCTGGCCAGTCCTGGACCCAcagcggccgcgccgccggcgtgctCTACGTCACGATGACGGCCGCGGCAGAGGCGCAGCCGCCGCACCAGAGCCGGTGGGCGCACATCGAGCGGCTGGTGAGCGCCGTGGTGGACGCGCGCGAGAGCGTGTCCGGGGCGCGGCGCTGGGTGTGCatgtcggcgccggcgcccggcCGCGTGCACACGGAGCGGAGGCTGCACCAGCTGATGCACGACGACCGGGACTACGAGTCAggcccggcgccgacgccggtcGACGAGGAGCACTTCAGCATGGGCGACGTCAGGGCGGCCACGATGATGCTGATGGCGGCGCGCCGGTCCGGCGCGCGCCGTGGCGCTGCCGACACCCGCGTGACCATCGATAACTGGGAGGAGAGGGGCTACGCGGTCGTCAAGATGACGAGCCGGGACCGGCCCAAGCTGCTCTTCGACACCGTCTGCGGGCTCACCGACATGCAGTACGTCGTCTTCCACGCCACCGTCGGCTCCCAGGGCCCTCTCGCCATCCAG GAATACTACATCCGGCACAAGGACGGGCGCACGGTGGACAGCAACGCCGAGCGGCAGAAGGTCTCCCGGTGCCTCGTCGCCGCGGTGGAGCGAAGGGCATCTCAT GGCGTGAGGGTGGAGGTGCGCGCAGCCGACAGGTCGGGGTTGCTGTCGGACTTCACCAGGATACTCCGGGAGCACGGGCTGTCACTGCTCAGGGTCGAGCTCAAGAGGCAGAAGGACGAGGCCGTCGGGACCTTCTACCTCGTCACGGACTCCGGCGGTGAGGTGCGGCCCGAGGTGGTTCGCGCGGTGCGGGCGAGGGTCGGGGAGATGGGGATCTCGCTCGAGGTGGCCAAGGAAGCGCCTGGCTGGCCGCCGGTGAGGAAGACCAGCGTGCCGGTGCAGCCGGCTGCCGCGGGGCAGGGGCAGGAAGGCTCGGGATCCTCCCTTGGGAGCCTCCTGTGGTCGCATCTTGGGAAGCTCTCGAATAACTTTGGCTACATCAGGTCTTAG